The proteins below come from a single Bryobacter aggregatus MPL3 genomic window:
- a CDS encoding enolase C-terminal domain-like protein, whose protein sequence is MKRREVFGLLAGSFAGWAAESQCRIEAVEIWEYQGTREAERGVNGQYQVQPLHIYDGERPKEYRDGAATRGPQKTTAIYLKLKASGGVEGLYGPVDREAAIVIDQQIRSFLVGKDALAGDVVWDQMWRLNRHARTGIFMMAISAVDNALWDLRGRYFKTPVYRLLGGPSRNAVEVYGSTLGSSVEPGRIAARAKELYAKGFRNQKWFLADGPGSGPEGFARNVKVAETLREALGPDAGLMFDVFNGWDLSYALRWCKAVEGLRPRWLEEPFSSEKVDAYARLSASTSVPIATGEHFYGRWEVQSFLKADAIRVVQADPEWCGGVSELKKICTLASVYDVPVIPHGHNLHAALHVVGSENPSTCPLSEFLVLKMASYYHFDRNALLPVDGKIELSERPGFGMELDVAKIEKARLLSWKI, encoded by the coding sequence ATGAAACGGCGTGAGGTTTTTGGTTTGCTTGCAGGTAGTTTTGCGGGCTGGGCGGCGGAGTCGCAGTGCAGGATTGAGGCGGTCGAGATTTGGGAGTACCAGGGGACGCGCGAGGCTGAGCGTGGGGTGAATGGGCAGTATCAGGTGCAGCCGCTCCATATTTATGATGGGGAACGTCCGAAGGAATATCGCGATGGGGCAGCGACGCGTGGGCCACAGAAGACGACCGCCATCTATTTGAAACTGAAAGCAAGCGGGGGTGTGGAAGGACTCTATGGTCCGGTCGATCGAGAGGCGGCAATTGTCATCGATCAACAGATTCGCAGCTTTCTCGTTGGGAAGGACGCGCTGGCCGGCGACGTGGTGTGGGACCAGATGTGGCGTCTGAACCGGCATGCGCGGACCGGAATCTTCATGATGGCGATCAGCGCTGTGGATAATGCGCTGTGGGATCTGCGGGGGCGCTACTTCAAGACGCCGGTCTATCGTCTGCTCGGGGGACCGTCGCGCAACGCGGTGGAAGTGTATGGCAGTACGCTGGGGAGTTCGGTGGAGCCTGGCAGGATCGCAGCGCGGGCGAAGGAGCTGTATGCGAAGGGCTTTCGCAACCAGAAGTGGTTTCTGGCCGATGGGCCCGGAAGCGGGCCAGAGGGTTTCGCTCGTAACGTGAAGGTGGCGGAGACTTTGCGCGAAGCGCTGGGTCCGGATGCCGGGCTGATGTTTGACGTCTTTAATGGCTGGGATCTGTCCTATGCGTTGCGCTGGTGCAAGGCCGTCGAAGGGCTCCGGCCAAGGTGGCTGGAAGAGCCGTTCAGCAGCGAGAAGGTAGATGCCTATGCGCGGCTGAGTGCGTCGACGAGCGTGCCGATTGCGACCGGGGAACATTTCTATGGGCGTTGGGAAGTGCAGTCGTTTCTGAAGGCGGATGCGATTCGGGTGGTGCAGGCGGATCCGGAATGGTGTGGTGGGGTGAGTGAGTTGAAGAAGATCTGCACGCTGGCGAGTGTGTATGATGTGCCGGTGATTCCGCATGGGCATAATTTGCATGCCGCGCTGCATGTGGTGGGGAGTGAGAATCCGTCGACTTGCCCGTTGAGCGAATTCCTGGTGTTGAAAATGGCTTCGTATTACCATTTTGATCGGAATGCGCTGCTTCCGGTGGATGGAAAGATTGAGTTGAGTGAGCGGCCGGGCTTTGGAATGGAGTTGGATGTGGCGAAAATTGAAAAAGCACGGCTCCTTTCCTGGAAGATCTAA
- a CDS encoding ATP-dependent DNA ligase, with the protein MNLSHLPIQVPYLPMEAKSVAQIPKGAEWQYEPKWDGFRCLAFRDGDTVELQSKSGESLTRYFPELVQALTALRAKRFVLDGEIVLFIDGRLSFDDLLQRIHPAESRVRKLSVEHPVKLVLFDLLVDDKGKLVATDVFAKRRKDLEHFISRYVDSDEILFLSPATRELENAETWLETMRGQLDGVVAKRLDLPYQSGERAMLKIKDLRTADCVVGGFRYGAREKLVGSLLLGLYDEQGLLHHVGFTSSIAAAERPALTEKLEALIGKPGFTGRSPGGPSRWSTAKSADWQPLRPELVVEVRYDHFTGQRFRHGTKLMRWRPDKSPRQCLLSQLEGESASPLGLIA; encoded by the coding sequence ATGAATCTCAGCCATCTTCCAATCCAAGTGCCGTATCTTCCGATGGAAGCAAAGAGCGTTGCGCAGATTCCCAAGGGTGCGGAGTGGCAGTATGAGCCGAAGTGGGACGGGTTTCGCTGCCTGGCCTTTCGCGATGGCGACACGGTGGAGTTGCAGTCAAAGTCGGGCGAATCGCTGACGCGCTACTTTCCAGAACTGGTGCAGGCGCTGACGGCTCTTCGGGCCAAGCGCTTTGTGCTGGACGGCGAGATTGTTCTCTTTATCGATGGACGTTTGTCTTTTGATGACTTGCTGCAACGCATCCATCCGGCCGAAAGCCGGGTGCGGAAGCTGTCTGTCGAACATCCGGTGAAGCTGGTGCTGTTCGATCTCCTTGTCGATGACAAAGGGAAGCTGGTGGCCACTGATGTGTTTGCGAAGCGCCGCAAGGATCTGGAGCACTTCATCTCTAGATATGTAGACAGCGACGAGATTCTCTTTCTTTCTCCGGCGACCCGGGAACTGGAGAATGCGGAGACCTGGCTTGAAACGATGCGCGGGCAACTGGATGGCGTGGTGGCTAAGCGCCTGGACCTGCCCTATCAGTCCGGGGAAAGGGCGATGCTGAAGATCAAAGATCTGCGGACTGCCGATTGTGTCGTCGGAGGATTTCGCTATGGGGCTCGCGAGAAGCTGGTGGGTTCGTTGCTGCTGGGTCTCTATGATGAACAAGGACTGCTGCATCATGTCGGATTCACGTCGTCCATTGCTGCGGCGGAACGTCCTGCCTTGACGGAAAAGCTGGAGGCACTGATTGGAAAGCCGGGATTCACCGGCCGGTCTCCTGGAGGGCCGAGCCGCTGGTCAACGGCAAAGTCGGCAGATTGGCAGCCGTTGCGTCCGGAGTTGGTGGTAGAGGTTCGCTACGATCACTTCACCGGCCAGCGCTTCCGGCATGGTACGAAGCTGATGCGCTGGCGGCCCGATAAGTCGCCCCGCCAATGTCTGTTGTCCCAGTTGGAGGGCGAGTCGGCCTCGCCGTTAGGATTGATCGCTTGA
- a CDS encoding TadE/TadG family type IV pilus assembly protein, with translation MKQAVNPKRRRGRRGNTLIEFSLCALPLFALFFGVSDIALAVFLKSMLQSAVRDGVRFGITFQTTLNGTSCGTQTACIKQVVQNASIGFLSGTANSNLISVKYYQPTDLTNPLTPGDVGVGKTIKNDTYSPARSLMYMNQTGNLIEVSVTDFPWNWMVPLPNFMPGTQIKMSSSASDVLQGYPVGASAPPAP, from the coding sequence ATGAAGCAAGCTGTGAATCCGAAACGCCGGAGAGGGCGACGTGGGAATACGCTGATCGAGTTTTCGCTCTGCGCCTTGCCACTCTTTGCTCTGTTCTTTGGCGTGTCAGATATTGCACTCGCCGTTTTTCTGAAGAGCATGCTGCAAAGTGCCGTGCGGGACGGAGTGCGTTTTGGGATCACCTTCCAAACCACACTGAATGGGACGAGTTGTGGAACTCAGACAGCCTGTATCAAGCAGGTGGTGCAGAACGCGTCGATTGGCTTCTTATCTGGGACTGCAAATAGCAATCTGATCTCGGTGAAATACTATCAGCCGACCGATCTCACCAATCCGCTGACGCCTGGGGATGTTGGTGTCGGGAAAACGATCAAGAATGACACTTATAGTCCGGCTCGATCGCTTATGTATATGAACCAGACGGGCAACCTGATTGAAGTCTCTGTGACGGATTTCCCCTGGAACTGGATGGTTCCTTTGCCGAATTTCATGCCTGGAACGCAGATCAAGATGAGTTCTTCGGCGAGTGATGTTCTTCAGGGCTATCCGGTGGGCGCTTCTGCGCCGCCAGCTCCTTAA
- a CDS encoding TadE/TadG family type IV pilus assembly protein — translation MIIEFALITPFLMILLAGTFTIGMSLNRSIQASNLCRNANVLIVRGVNLMTPENQNMLIRSASGMGFNLAGTNLPDPNGKGAVYVTKVVRVGSNECYAGISTWNGNASTCANFDEYVIAQRVKIANTSRWSSALGSVSTQTLSDGSLYDSDIAINTGVRASGFSKTTSGSGIIYLNQGEFAYICEVFADVSELNMLPWLAAPSIAVRNVS, via the coding sequence GTGATCATTGAGTTTGCGCTGATCACGCCGTTTCTCATGATCCTGCTCGCAGGGACTTTTACGATCGGAATGAGCCTGAATCGCTCGATTCAGGCGAGCAATCTGTGCCGGAACGCGAATGTGTTGATTGTGCGGGGCGTCAATCTGATGACTCCGGAGAATCAGAATATGTTGATTCGATCAGCGAGCGGGATGGGTTTTAACCTCGCCGGGACTAATTTACCCGATCCGAATGGAAAGGGTGCGGTGTATGTGACGAAGGTGGTTCGGGTGGGGAGCAACGAGTGCTATGCGGGAATCTCAACCTGGAACGGAAATGCTTCAACGTGTGCCAACTTTGACGAGTATGTGATTGCCCAAAGGGTGAAGATCGCGAATACTTCCCGCTGGAGCAGTGCACTGGGCTCCGTTTCGACACAGACGCTCTCCGATGGGAGTCTGTATGACTCTGATATTGCGATCAATACGGGAGTGCGGGCGAGCGGCTTCTCGAAGACGACAAGCGGAAGCGGCATTATCTATCTGAATCAGGGTGAGTTTGCGTATATCTGTGAAGTGTTTGCCGATGTGTCGGAGTTGAATATGCTTCCCTGGCTGGCTGCTCCGAGCATCGCTGTTCGGAATGTCAGTTAG
- a CDS encoding FAD-dependent oxidoreductase: protein MQRRSFLNLVAATSFAATTRSKELSAEIAILGGGTGGCAAALGALREGRRVLMTEECRWVGGQLTSQLVPPDEHPWIEMFGGTRSYRSYRDHVRAYYRANFPLTEEARHRVPFNPGGGSVSGITHEPKVSLAVLEGFLAPYVASGQLVLLTEFKPVAASVAGDRVRAVTVEHTTEKHRITISAPYFIDATEQGDLLPLTKCEFVTGFESRAVTGEPSAPDQAQPDNIQSFTVCFAMDYRDGENHVIEKPQEYAFWRDYVPAMKPAWPGKLLSLRMSNPQTLQLRNVSFDPTQDAGQAGGPLNLWLYRRIRRRRNYVDWQQDADISLVNWPQNDYWLGNLHNVSQETAAKHLHRGKQLSLSLLYWLQTEAPRPDGKAGWPGLRLRHDQAGTEDGLAMYPYIRESRRIAAEFTVLEQHVASKIRGEKGTAERFADSVGVGSYRIDLHPSSGGDNYVDVGSLPFQIPMGALIPKRMENLLAGAKNLGVTHITNGCYRLHPVEWNIGESAGALAAEALRTGEPPRQIRNDMKLRDAFQTRLRLRGVQTEWPALSAR, encoded by the coding sequence ATGCAAAGAAGATCGTTCCTGAATCTTGTAGCGGCGACGAGCTTCGCCGCTACAACCCGTTCAAAAGAGTTGTCTGCTGAGATCGCCATTCTTGGTGGCGGTACCGGCGGTTGCGCTGCTGCCCTCGGTGCTCTGCGAGAAGGCCGCCGCGTCCTTATGACGGAGGAATGCCGCTGGGTGGGTGGGCAACTGACCTCGCAGCTTGTGCCCCCCGATGAGCATCCCTGGATCGAGATGTTCGGCGGCACGCGGAGCTACCGTTCCTATCGCGATCATGTGCGCGCCTACTATCGGGCGAATTTTCCGCTCACAGAAGAGGCGCGCCATCGCGTCCCGTTCAATCCTGGTGGTGGTTCGGTCAGCGGGATTACGCATGAACCGAAAGTCTCATTGGCGGTTCTCGAAGGATTCCTGGCTCCCTATGTCGCGAGTGGACAACTGGTTCTGCTGACGGAATTCAAACCGGTGGCGGCGAGTGTTGCGGGAGACCGCGTGCGTGCTGTCACGGTGGAGCACACCACAGAGAAGCACCGCATCACCATTAGTGCTCCCTACTTCATTGATGCAACCGAACAAGGCGATCTCTTGCCGCTAACAAAGTGTGAGTTTGTGACCGGCTTTGAGAGCCGGGCGGTGACCGGAGAACCGAGTGCTCCCGATCAGGCGCAGCCGGATAATATCCAGTCTTTCACCGTCTGCTTTGCGATGGACTATCGTGATGGCGAGAACCATGTGATTGAGAAACCCCAGGAATATGCTTTCTGGCGCGATTATGTTCCGGCGATGAAACCTGCCTGGCCTGGGAAGTTATTGAGTCTGCGGATGAGCAATCCCCAGACGCTGCAGTTGCGCAATGTCAGCTTCGATCCGACGCAGGATGCGGGACAAGCGGGGGGACCGTTGAACCTCTGGTTGTACCGCCGGATTCGCCGGCGGCGGAATTATGTGGACTGGCAGCAGGATGCCGACATCTCGCTGGTCAACTGGCCGCAGAATGACTATTGGCTGGGCAATCTCCACAATGTTAGTCAGGAGACGGCGGCGAAGCATCTGCATCGGGGCAAGCAGCTTAGCCTTTCTTTGCTGTATTGGCTGCAGACGGAGGCGCCTCGCCCTGATGGAAAAGCAGGCTGGCCCGGTTTGCGCCTGCGGCATGATCAGGCTGGAACAGAAGATGGATTGGCGATGTATCCCTATATCCGGGAGAGCCGTCGCATCGCTGCTGAGTTCACTGTCCTTGAACAGCATGTCGCCTCGAAGATTCGAGGCGAGAAGGGGACTGCTGAACGTTTTGCCGATAGCGTTGGTGTGGGGAGCTATCGAATCGATTTGCATCCTTCGAGTGGTGGGGACAACTATGTTGATGTTGGCTCTTTGCCGTTTCAGATTCCGATGGGTGCACTGATTCCCAAACGGATGGAGAATCTGTTGGCCGGAGCGAAGAATCTTGGCGTGACGCACATCACCAACGGCTGTTACCGGCTGCATCCGGTGGAGTGGAACATCGGTGAAAGTGCGGGCGCATTGGCCGCTGAGGCGCTTCGGACCGGTGAGCCGCCTCGCCAGATCCGGAACGACATGAAATTGCGGGATGCCTTCCAAACGCGCCTCCGCTTGAGAGGGGTACAGACGGAATGGCCCGCTTTGTCGGCTCGTTGA
- a CDS encoding MDR family MFS transporter, giving the protein MERFFQSPRRVVTLGLMIGSFMGSMEATVVATAMPTIVREMGGLSIYGWAFSIYVLASSAGIPVAGKLSDILGRRLVYAWSMGLFLVASLLCAFAPSMVWLIVFRALQGLGAAGLLPLALVMIGDMFSFEERARVQAFFSGVWGLSSVLGPLLGGFLVDRIGWASVFYLNVPFGILSAWFVWHWWEDRHTLAVGKPHIDYPGAILVTLSAVTLLLGLVDLAVWWGWALILLSVALAYLLLRVERSSPDPVLPMPLFRDRLFTISVLHALLVGWTLTGVTAYVPLFVQEVQKKSATEAGATLTPMLLAWVVASAICARVMLRVGYRGPAIGGMVCVVLGSILMSLLQPNSGKALLLGSMAVLGAGLGLTVPALLIAVQMMVERRSMGAATATIQFARSIGGSIGIGVMGAFFSFRLTNAGIAEALQTTFLVAGGVSVLGLVLTILAPKLSAAEMGQRRS; this is encoded by the coding sequence TTGGAGCGGTTCTTCCAGTCGCCCCGTCGCGTGGTGACCTTGGGGTTGATGATCGGGTCTTTCATGGGGTCCATGGAGGCGACGGTGGTTGCCACCGCGATGCCGACCATTGTGCGGGAAATGGGTGGGCTGAGCATCTATGGTTGGGCATTTTCCATCTACGTTCTGGCCTCCAGCGCCGGAATTCCAGTTGCGGGGAAACTCAGTGATATTTTAGGGCGGCGGCTTGTTTACGCCTGGTCGATGGGTTTGTTTCTGGTGGCCAGCCTGCTTTGCGCCTTTGCTCCAAGCATGGTGTGGCTGATTGTCTTTCGGGCGCTGCAGGGCTTGGGAGCCGCTGGATTGCTGCCTCTGGCGCTGGTGATGATCGGCGACATGTTCTCCTTTGAAGAGCGTGCCCGGGTGCAAGCATTCTTCAGTGGCGTTTGGGGGCTGTCGAGCGTGCTCGGTCCGTTGCTCGGCGGTTTTCTGGTGGACCGGATCGGCTGGGCGAGCGTGTTCTATCTGAATGTTCCGTTCGGGATCCTGTCGGCCTGGTTTGTTTGGCACTGGTGGGAGGACCGGCATACGCTCGCTGTCGGGAAACCGCACATCGATTATCCTGGTGCGATCCTGGTGACGCTTTCCGCCGTGACCTTACTTCTGGGCCTGGTGGATCTGGCGGTTTGGTGGGGCTGGGCGCTGATCCTCTTGTCGGTTGCCTTGGCCTATCTGCTCTTGCGGGTGGAGCGGTCGAGTCCTGACCCGGTTCTGCCAATGCCCTTATTCCGGGATCGCCTGTTTACGATTTCCGTGCTGCATGCGTTGCTTGTCGGCTGGACTCTGACCGGCGTCACTGCTTATGTACCGCTCTTTGTGCAGGAAGTACAGAAGAAAAGTGCGACGGAGGCTGGCGCCACGCTCACGCCAATGCTGTTGGCCTGGGTGGTGGCGAGCGCGATTTGCGCACGGGTGATGCTCCGTGTGGGCTATCGGGGACCGGCAATTGGCGGGATGGTGTGTGTGGTGCTCGGCAGCATTCTGATGAGCCTACTGCAGCCGAATTCCGGAAAGGCATTGTTGCTCGGGTCAATGGCGGTTCTGGGGGCAGGGCTCGGGCTGACGGTACCCGCGCTTCTGATCGCGGTCCAGATGATGGTGGAGCGCAGATCGATGGGGGCCGCGACGGCGACGATCCAGTTTGCCAGAAGCATTGGGGGGAGCATCGGGATTGGGGTGATGGGCGCGTTCTTCAGCTTTCGGCTGACTAATGCCGGTATTGCCGAAGCACTGCAGACGACCTTTCTGGTGGCGGGTGGCGTGTCCGTTCTGGGCCTTGTGCTGACGATTCTGGCGCCGAAGTTGAGTGCGGCCGAGATGGGACAACGGCGATCCTAG
- a CDS encoding cytochrome-c peroxidase gives MRFFSLALLGGMSSLLLAGELESLGRQLFFDKRLSSDSSVSCAMCHRPDTAFADPNPTSRGVGGSRGAFNSPSLLNLQKATRFFWDGRASSLEEQAKGPLLNALEMGNEQKDLEMRLSLIPEYQLRFHRSFGDSTITLDRIVTAIAAYERTLKSTHSLYEEWRIGRRQQWTPEHEFGRQLFFGKAGCSHCHSGPNFTNGEMSSDGNGKSWKVPGLREVIYTAPYMHDGSIPSLTQLLDRHAGGILLNQLEKHAVIRFLETLSGDYSR, from the coding sequence ATGCGCTTCTTCTCTCTCGCGCTGCTGGGTGGAATGAGTTCGCTTCTCCTGGCTGGCGAACTGGAAAGCCTCGGGCGGCAGCTTTTCTTCGACAAGCGCCTCTCTAGCGACTCGTCCGTCAGTTGCGCCATGTGCCACCGGCCCGACACTGCCTTTGCCGATCCCAATCCCACCTCCCGTGGCGTGGGCGGCTCGAGAGGCGCCTTCAACTCCCCTTCCCTCCTCAACCTCCAAAAGGCCACACGTTTCTTTTGGGATGGCCGCGCCAGTTCCTTGGAGGAACAGGCGAAGGGGCCGCTGCTGAACGCACTGGAAATGGGCAATGAGCAAAAGGATCTGGAAATGCGCCTTTCCCTCATCCCCGAATACCAACTCCGCTTCCACCGCTCCTTTGGCGACTCAACGATTACCCTCGACCGGATTGTCACCGCGATCGCCGCCTATGAACGCACACTCAAATCCACGCATTCGCTTTACGAGGAATGGCGCATTGGCCGTCGCCAACAATGGACACCGGAGCATGAATTTGGCCGACAGCTCTTCTTCGGTAAGGCAGGTTGCTCGCACTGCCACTCCGGCCCCAACTTCACCAACGGCGAAATGTCCTCCGACGGCAACGGCAAGTCCTGGAAAGTTCCCGGTCTGCGCGAAGTCATCTACACCGCGCCGTACATGCACGACGGCTCCATCCCAAGCCTGACCCAGCTTCTCGATCGCCACGCGGGAGGCATCCTCTTGAATCAGCTCGAAAAGCATGCCGTAATTCGCTTTCTCGAAACGCTCAGCGGCGACTACAGCCGATAA
- a CDS encoding VWA domain-containing protein, whose product MSEVLRPQPEGVPGQRPMPSHREKGMAVLISAILMFFTLGTVGLAIDGGLAYLVKGRLIASVDSAALGAARGLNLGDDVATANAAATASATRFFNANFPSGYMGTDPALTTITPTFTLLTTGGVANGILQVDVVGAVTAPTYFMRMFSVPNIRVSATGTATRRTLVMMLILDISGSMGSRNTTVGTIPSTLVSNASSCEAMVYSAIQFLNFFSPYDYIGVTTFSSQAQVVYTPSTNYKKTGSAGAAKAIANQDCTGSTNTTPSLELSYAAIQNVGLKLAMNEIALFTDGVANTVSGAFPLRTQKDTRYSPSPVSAINPPSTNVQLLHSDPNNPYSPTTYYLGTNVTPTLDSPYSTAQTTLKNSGVTPLYGDSRFLPLSAVQYKKYTDLAQGTRDAFGWYLGSASGPYLPRWIQDSGAPTNNFRNCQNNDAASEFAYKCYMMAVPSASTSPATVTGSITVTPSSSGTLYNNGSSSSVGSMTSYSSKYGYRTGFQKTLPNVNVTAIPSGFPTPSSPNTLVSSQIIAYIPDTDQFGNSNRGFKDNWVFEVNSNCAPSGTPVNGGNLCRFRGGDWGSYSSVGEGSNFFQSGPYRNYLRPDFNNPYPVAAMNSTVSAANKIRNDTDYNIRIDTIYLMGNENVVDRDFLQIVANVEQIKPIVFDNGTVSPYSNPYFNPNQQKGLAMATTDGSQLAGLFAQIAASLLRLSR is encoded by the coding sequence ATGAGTGAGGTTCTTCGTCCCCAACCGGAGGGTGTTCCGGGCCAGCGCCCGATGCCGTCGCATCGGGAAAAAGGGATGGCGGTGTTGATCTCCGCGATCCTCATGTTCTTTACTCTCGGTACGGTGGGTCTGGCAATCGATGGTGGCTTGGCCTATCTGGTGAAGGGACGGTTGATCGCCTCAGTGGACTCTGCTGCACTTGGCGCCGCACGAGGACTGAATCTGGGTGACGATGTCGCAACTGCGAATGCGGCCGCAACCGCGAGTGCAACTCGCTTCTTCAACGCGAATTTTCCTAGTGGCTATATGGGGACCGACCCCGCGTTGACCACGATTACTCCGACCTTCACACTGTTGACCACGGGCGGCGTCGCGAATGGAATCCTGCAGGTGGACGTGGTCGGTGCTGTGACGGCGCCCACCTACTTCATGCGTATGTTTAGTGTGCCGAACATTCGAGTGAGTGCGACGGGAACCGCCACGCGAAGAACGCTGGTAATGATGCTGATTCTTGATATCTCAGGATCGATGGGGAGCAGAAATACTACCGTAGGGACGATTCCCAGTACCTTGGTTTCGAATGCAAGTTCCTGTGAGGCAATGGTGTATTCGGCGATTCAGTTTTTGAATTTCTTCAGCCCGTATGACTATATTGGCGTAACTACATTTTCGAGCCAGGCACAGGTGGTCTACACCCCGTCGACGAACTATAAGAAGACGGGTTCCGCAGGTGCGGCGAAGGCGATTGCGAATCAGGACTGTACGGGGTCGACGAATACAACTCCTTCGTTGGAATTGAGCTATGCGGCGATTCAGAATGTTGGACTGAAACTTGCGATGAATGAAATTGCGCTGTTCACAGATGGAGTCGCAAATACGGTCAGCGGAGCGTTTCCGTTGCGAACACAAAAGGATACGCGATACTCTCCATCTCCGGTATCCGCAATCAATCCTCCCTCAACGAATGTGCAGCTCTTACATTCGGATCCCAATAATCCTTATAGCCCCACTACCTACTATCTGGGAACGAATGTGACCCCGACACTCGATTCTCCATATTCAACAGCGCAGACGACTCTCAAAAATTCCGGAGTTACGCCGTTGTATGGTGATTCTCGATTTCTACCACTCTCGGCTGTGCAATATAAAAAATATACGGATTTGGCGCAGGGCACGCGCGATGCATTCGGCTGGTACCTCGGTAGCGCTTCTGGACCTTATCTGCCGCGATGGATTCAAGACTCCGGGGCTCCAACGAATAACTTCAGAAATTGTCAGAACAATGACGCAGCCTCAGAATTTGCCTATAAGTGTTACATGATGGCGGTCCCCTCTGCATCAACGAGTCCTGCAACCGTCACCGGATCGATTACTGTCACTCCTTCTTCCAGTGGAACACTCTACAACAACGGTTCCTCCTCGAGCGTAGGCTCAATGACATCGTATAGTTCGAAGTATGGGTATCGAACGGGCTTCCAGAAGACACTTCCCAATGTCAATGTTACTGCGATTCCATCTGGATTCCCCACTCCGAGTTCTCCCAATACACTAGTGAGTTCTCAAATAATTGCGTACATTCCCGACACAGATCAGTTCGGCAACTCGAATCGCGGCTTCAAGGACAATTGGGTCTTCGAAGTCAATTCGAACTGCGCGCCCTCCGGAACTCCTGTCAATGGTGGAAACTTATGCCGTTTCCGAGGTGGAGACTGGGGCAGTTATTCAAGTGTCGGCGAAGGCAGTAATTTTTTCCAATCTGGTCCCTACAGAAATTATCTACGGCCTGACTTCAACAACCCTTACCCGGTGGCAGCGATGAATAGTACCGTGTCTGCAGCCAACAAGATCCGAAACGATACCGACTATAACATCCGCATCGATACGATCTATCTGATGGGAAATGAAAATGTGGTGGATCGGGATTTTCTCCAGATTGTGGCGAACGTCGAGCAGATCAAGCCGATCGTATTCGACAATGGCACGGTCTCTCCCTACAGCAATCCCTACTTCAATCCGAACCAGCAGAAAGGTCTCGCGATGGCGACGACGGATGGTTCACAGTTGGCGGGATTGTTTGCCCAAATTGCTGCTTCGTTGCTTCGACTCAGCCGTTGA
- the ligD gene encoding non-homologous end-joining DNA ligase codes for MPVRTAAAKAPLSRSASTRAPKLSTAPKRPIVIPRSGDAIVTVNGKAVSLTNLAKVFWPAEGIQKADLLQYYADISPYLLPYLESRAMVLKRYPNGAFDDFFFQKHAPASRPDWLPICKIQHGATNLVAFPVIDDLAGLLWAVNLGCIDLNPWYAQCDDVDRPDSLHFDLDPTSGADFALVRQAALLLREELDAQKMKSYPKTTGSRGIHIYVPIERGPLQKQVWTVAKAFAVRLAAKYPDILESEYRIAKRKEKRVLVDYNQNAWGRTLASVYSVRPKPRATVSAPVTWDEVEQGIEIEDFRIDNMVARVAKLGDLFRPLLLQKSRVKLGVD; via the coding sequence ATGCCTGTCCGGACTGCCGCGGCGAAAGCTCCTCTGAGCCGTTCTGCCTCCACTCGCGCGCCCAAGCTTTCCACTGCTCCCAAGAGACCGATTGTGATTCCACGGAGCGGAGACGCCATCGTTACAGTGAACGGGAAGGCGGTTTCACTGACGAATCTGGCAAAGGTCTTCTGGCCTGCAGAGGGAATTCAGAAGGCCGATCTGCTGCAATACTACGCGGACATCTCCCCCTACTTGCTTCCCTATCTCGAGTCGCGCGCGATGGTGCTGAAGCGTTATCCGAATGGAGCCTTTGATGATTTCTTCTTTCAAAAGCATGCACCGGCGTCACGGCCGGATTGGCTTCCAATTTGCAAGATCCAGCATGGCGCAACCAATCTGGTGGCCTTTCCGGTGATCGATGATCTTGCCGGACTGCTCTGGGCGGTGAACCTGGGTTGTATCGATCTAAACCCCTGGTATGCCCAGTGCGATGACGTGGATCGTCCGGATTCTCTCCACTTTGATCTCGATCCTACTTCTGGGGCGGACTTTGCTCTGGTGCGGCAGGCGGCTCTCCTGCTGCGGGAAGAGCTGGACGCTCAAAAGATGAAGAGCTATCCCAAGACGACGGGGTCTCGCGGTATCCACATCTATGTTCCGATCGAGCGGGGACCTTTGCAGAAGCAGGTTTGGACGGTGGCCAAGGCCTTTGCGGTCCGTCTTGCTGCGAAGTATCCGGATATTCTTGAATCTGAATACCGCATCGCGAAACGGAAGGAAAAGCGGGTTCTGGTCGACTATAACCAGAATGCGTGGGGACGGACTCTTGCTTCGGTTTATTCGGTGCGTCCGAAGCCGCGCGCGACGGTTTCGGCGCCAGTGACTTGGGACGAGGTGGAGCAGGGAATCGAGATCGAGGACTTCCGGATCGACAATATGGTGGCCCGCGTGGCCAAGCTTGGCGATCTGTTTCGTCCGCTGTTGCTGCAGAAAAGCCGCGTCAAGCTGGGGGTGGACTGA